In the Candidatus Bathyarchaeota archaeon genome, one interval contains:
- a CDS encoding N-6 DNA methylase, protein MSFQASLKVYLKELEKNLAFGNYTEHTHRFALKKFLESIYSDVNVINEPKRIECGSPDYILLKGNVPLGYIETKDICTSLIQVEKSEQIKRYLSLPNLILTDYLEFRWYVNGQLREPIVKIASLDQEDNLIINKNEFEKFHDLLNSYYSIDIPTIKNSYELAERMASLSRLLKVLIIKTFEKEENIGNLHSQFESLKEILIPDLTLEQFADMYAQTIPYGLFSSRCNLPDEPDFSREKALSSFPKTNPFLRKLFIEIAGYELDERIAWIVDEATKLLAKTDINAILNEMAKQKGKEDPIVNFYETYLSVYNPETKVKRGVFYTPLSVVSFITSSIDKILLKSFNKSRGLADSETLVLDPACGTGTFLFKVIDTIYTYFSEQQGLWNAYVTEKLLSRIFGFELLMTPYSIAHLKLSLQLQDLGYSFSGDERLGIYLTNSLEEGVKKTEKLFAGWISEEANIAAQIKKEKPIMVVLGNPPYSKISANRGNWILNLISDYREVDGKPLKEKKLWIQDDYVKFIRFGQWRIEQTREGILAFITNHGYLDNPTFRGMRQSLMNTFDSIFILNLHGNALKKETTPDGGLDENVFDIRQGVAISIFIKNPRIKKKTISYKDVWGSQNSKYSFLENNDVYTILKNNDWEIIEPQSPYYFFVPKDFALKKEYERGWSIPEIFPESNVGFVTARDSFVIDRDLTRLRERIKCFKNDEEKAKEVIQKYSLHDTSSWNVSEAKRDLQEDVNWEDDFRLCLYRPFDYRHIFYSKHILERPVFQIQRHMLRSNLAFLTHRPHSPTFEFSYVFCSDSIADQCSAGNKTTGAGSTYLFPLYIYSNDYSSKKPNINRDFIKDVETRLRLKFVDKDKGNLSTTIGVKDLLYYIYALLHCPTYRQRYSEFLKIEYPRIQITEDLTLFHSLVQMGEELVSLHLLKSPVLSQFITSFPRSGTNRVQGKYPRYEEENERVYINKDQYFGKVEREIWNFQVGGYQVCYKWLKDRRKFELTYDEIELYQKIIVAISRTIEIMKEIDELIDKYPLSKREKFSSQTTI, encoded by the coding sequence ATGAGTTTCCAAGCTAGTTTAAAAGTCTACCTCAAGGAACTAGAAAAGAATTTGGCTTTTGGCAATTATACAGAACACACCCATAGATTTGCACTAAAGAAATTTTTGGAATCTATCTATTCGGATGTTAATGTAATAAATGAACCAAAGAGAATTGAGTGTGGTTCGCCAGATTATATTTTGCTTAAGGGTAATGTACCTCTTGGTTACATTGAAACAAAAGATATATGTACTTCCTTGATTCAAGTTGAAAAAAGTGAGCAAATCAAAAGATATTTGTCCTTACCCAATCTTATTTTAACGGATTATCTTGAGTTCAGATGGTATGTAAATGGTCAGTTAAGAGAACCAATCGTTAAAATTGCTTCTCTAGATCAAGAAGATAATTTAATAATCAACAAGAACGAATTTGAAAAATTTCATGATTTGTTGAATAGTTATTATAGCATAGACATTCCAACAATCAAAAATTCATATGAACTAGCTGAGAGAATGGCTTCACTCTCACGTCTTCTCAAAGTTCTCATAATCAAGACATTTGAAAAAGAAGAGAATATAGGAAACCTTCATTCTCAATTCGAAAGTCTGAAAGAAATTCTAATCCCTGATCTCACCCTTGAACAATTTGCTGATATGTATGCTCAAACTATCCCATATGGACTATTTTCGAGTAGATGCAATCTACCTGATGAACCTGATTTTTCGAGGGAAAAAGCACTATCTAGCTTTCCAAAGACAAATCCATTTCTAAGAAAATTGTTTATTGAAATTGCGGGTTACGAGTTGGATGAGCGTATCGCATGGATTGTAGATGAAGCCACTAAATTACTTGCGAAAACAGACATTAATGCTATTCTTAATGAGATGGCGAAACAGAAAGGAAAGGAAGACCCTATCGTCAACTTCTATGAAACTTACCTTTCAGTCTATAACCCTGAGACAAAAGTTAAGAGAGGTGTATTTTATACACCACTATCCGTTGTTTCATTCATCACATCATCGATTGACAAGATACTTCTGAAGAGCTTTAACAAATCAAGGGGTCTCGCAGATTCGGAAACTCTAGTCTTAGACCCAGCATGTGGAACTGGAACCTTCTTATTCAAAGTCATAGATACCATCTACACCTATTTCTCTGAACAACAAGGACTTTGGAATGCTTATGTAACTGAAAAGCTTCTATCTCGAATATTTGGTTTTGAACTGTTGATGACTCCTTACTCTATTGCACATCTTAAATTGAGCTTACAACTTCAAGATTTAGGTTATAGTTTTTCTGGTGATGAAAGATTAGGGATTTATCTAACGAATAGTCTAGAAGAAGGTGTGAAGAAAACTGAAAAACTGTTTGCTGGTTGGATAAGTGAGGAGGCAAATATTGCTGCTCAAATAAAGAAAGAGAAACCGATTATGGTAGTTCTTGGTAATCCCCCATATTCCAAGATTTCTGCAAATCGAGGCAATTGGATACTGAATCTAATTAGTGATTATCGTGAGGTAGATGGCAAGCCTCTCAAGGAAAAAAAGCTCTGGATACAAGATGATTATGTAAAATTTATCCGCTTTGGTCAATGGCGTATTGAACAAACTAGGGAGGGCATTTTGGCTTTTATTACAAATCATGGATACTTAGATAATCCTACATTCAGGGGGATGCGTCAATCTCTTATGAACACTTTTGATTCGATCTTTATTTTGAACCTTCATGGTAATGCATTAAAGAAAGAGACAACCCCTGATGGGGGATTAGACGAAAATGTATTCGATATTCGTCAAGGCGTTGCAATCAGTATTTTTATCAAAAATCCAAGAATCAAGAAGAAGACAATAAGCTATAAAGATGTCTGGGGTTCACAAAACTCTAAGTATAGTTTCTTGGAAAATAATGATGTCTATACGATTTTGAAAAACAATGATTGGGAAATAATAGAACCTCAATCACCATACTATTTCTTCGTTCCAAAGGATTTTGCACTCAAGAAAGAATATGAGAGAGGTTGGTCTATCCCCGAGATATTCCCAGAGAGTAATGTAGGGTTTGTAACAGCTAGAGATAGTTTTGTCATAGATCGTGATCTAACACGATTAAGAGAGCGCATCAAATGTTTTAAGAATGATGAGGAAAAGGCTAAAGAGGTTATCCAGAAATACTCTCTACACGATACCTCAAGTTGGAATGTTTCAGAGGCGAAAAGAGACCTACAAGAAGACGTTAATTGGGAAGACGATTTTAGACTTTGTTTATACCGTCCCTTCGACTATAGACATATATTTTACTCAAAGCATATTCTAGAGAGACCTGTTTTTCAAATTCAAAGGCATATGCTCAGATCAAATCTAGCGTTCTTAACACACCGTCCTCATTCCCCAACCTTTGAATTTTCTTACGTCTTTTGTTCAGACAGTATTGCAGATCAATGTAGTGCAGGAAATAAGACTACTGGAGCTGGAAGTACCTATCTTTTCCCACTCTATATCTATTCTAATGATTATTCTTCTAAAAAACCTAACATTAACCGAGATTTTATCAAAGATGTTGAGACAAGGCTTAGACTAAAATTTGTAGATAAAGATAAGGGGAATCTTTCAACTACAATTGGTGTCAAAGATTTACTCTACTACATTTACGCACTCTTGCATTGCCCAACATATAGACAACGATATTCAGAGTTTCTTAAGATAGAATATCCTCGAATCCAGATAACTGAAGACTTAACTTTATTCCATTCTTTAGTTCAGATGGGTGAAGAGCTAGTGTCTCTTCATCTGTTGAAATCACCAGTTTTGTCTCAATTTATTACATCCTTTCCGAGAAGTGGAACAAATAGAGTACAAGGAAAGTATCCGAGATATGAGGAAGAAAACGAGAGAGTCTACATAAATAAGGATCAATACTTTGGCAAAGTTGAGAGAGAGATATGGAACTTTCAAGTTGGAGGTTACCAAGTCTGCTATAAATGGCTAAAAGATAGACGAAAATTCGAATTGACGTATGACGAAATTGAATTGTATCAAAAAATTATCGTTGCCATTTCTAGAACGATTGAGATAATGAAAGAAATAGACGAACTTATCGATAAATATCCACTTTCAAAGCGAGAAAAGTTTTCTTCGCAGACAACGATATAA
- a CDS encoding tyrosine-type recombinase/integrase — protein MKEYLDSVANPNTRKSYRIGIQKFCEWFCKSPREVLEMRKDDLTQRQGEDLIEYRNRAARFEKEIEKFHSYLLEQGYKTNTARNLTLGIRQLSRFYQMPIRIRAGSKVSKTVKTSRSFPLRIEHVRKMFEVADLRERVILSMATDLGLRISDFIKVKKEELPPLDQESPIMFDVMTGKEEVVAHGFLSNETIELLGLYLPTLKKDNLYLFPSNGKRHISDEWLNRLLKKLVDKAQIKLNGKSLTFHCFRKMFMSTAIDSGIGLTAGKKLCGKAIPKSDDTYLTTMRLGEKFIQLKKFLTIKHTVQPKTHEVIEELRNAVTKLQEDVNAYKTTAETITEKNQDLEEQITEMRKIDHETMKVIEKLKQVYQQGIKELEMELEKERTRVSNLSKIIQPLIKKQMRKLGQKVAEEIKQTQTENKETD, from the coding sequence GTGAAAGAATATTTGGATTCTGTTGCAAACCCCAATACAAGGAAGAGCTACAGGATTGGAATTCAAAAGTTTTGCGAATGGTTTTGCAAATCTCCTAGAGAAGTTCTTGAAATGAGAAAAGACGATTTGACACAAAGACAGGGAGAAGATCTAATTGAATATCGTAACAGAGCGGCAAGATTTGAAAAGGAAATTGAAAAGTTTCACAGTTACCTTTTGGAGCAGGGATATAAGACTAATACTGCGCGAAATTTGACATTGGGAATTAGACAGCTTTCTAGATTTTACCAAATGCCTATCAGAATCAGAGCGGGAAGTAAAGTCAGCAAGACCGTTAAGACAAGTAGAAGTTTCCCGTTGCGTATAGAACATGTCCGTAAAATGTTTGAGGTTGCAGACCTCAGAGAAAGAGTAATCCTAAGCATGGCAACGGACTTGGGACTCCGAATTTCAGACTTCATTAAGGTCAAGAAAGAAGAATTGCCTCCTTTAGATCAAGAATCGCCAATAATGTTTGATGTCATGACTGGGAAAGAAGAGGTTGTGGCTCATGGTTTTTTGAGTAACGAAACAATTGAACTTCTAGGGCTATATTTACCCACGTTGAAGAAAGATAACCTTTACTTGTTTCCTTCCAACGGTAAAAGGCACATTAGTGACGAATGGCTTAACCGATTGCTCAAAAAACTCGTTGACAAAGCTCAGATTAAATTGAATGGGAAAAGCTTAACGTTTCATTGCTTCCGAAAAATGTTTATGAGCACTGCAATAGATTCTGGAATCGGATTAACAGCAGGCAAAAAACTGTGCGGAAAAGCCATACCGAAAAGCGATGACACATACTTAACAACTATGCGACTAGGAGAAAAATTCATCCAACTAAAGAAATTCTTAACGATAAAGCACACAGTGCAACCCAAAACCCATGAGGTCATTGAGGAGTTAAGAAATGCAGTAACAAAACTACAAGAAGACGTCAACGCTTACAAGACAACCGCTGAAACCATAACCGAAAAAAATCAAGATCTTGAAGAACAGATAACAGAAATGCGAAAAATAGATCATGAGACAATGAAGGTAATTGAAAAACTTAAACAGGTATATCAACAAGGCATAAAAGAACTGGAAATGGAATTGGAAAAAGAAAGAACAAGAGTGTCCAATCTGTCAAAAATAATTCAGCCTTTAATAAAAAAACAGATGAGAAAACTGGGACAAAAAGTCGCAGAAGAGATAAAACAAACACAAACAGAAAACAAAGAAACAGATTAG
- a CDS encoding MFS transporter, whose translation MRFTENLKEQFPFIKGNYLILIISWILMDFAGELPGTYYPDYVIQLGGSATIIGLISLVSMLCLASVQLPGGYLADKYGRRWLVSTMTFGVAFSYIFYAVAPTWHFILIGAAIQNLCLIYQPALMATMADSLPPEKRGMGFSILNLIMSVATTPAPLVALFLISTYGSETGMRIAYTIVTIFFIVAAIVRLKLTESMKETEKATLNDVLHSYPESLRQGLSVWKTVPRSTLFLFFSTIIMRAAFAMVMGLFLVYGFYVLQIGGAPQPQIFTLAMDPALQNARVLWGYVMIAVFLAMIVMSLPVGKLLDKAGRKIPLIISGLLMIPSILLFIYGNYITLFIAMPLLGLAQLLGFSAYQSLFADLVPQAQRGKVTGSMHFFTYIFMAFGGLAGGLLYDNVSPQIPFLIMLILIILSILITIFRIKEPQPEEREA comes from the coding sequence ATGAGATTCACCGAAAATCTCAAGGAACAGTTCCCGTTCATCAAGGGAAATTATTTAATACTCATAATAAGCTGGATTCTAATGGATTTTGCAGGCGAACTGCCGGGAACTTACTATCCGGATTATGTGATCCAACTTGGCGGAAGTGCCACAATTATAGGATTGATCTCTCTTGTTTCGATGTTGTGTCTAGCTTCTGTTCAACTCCCCGGAGGCTATTTGGCTGACAAGTATGGTAGGCGTTGGTTAGTCTCAACAATGACATTTGGGGTAGCTTTTTCGTACATTTTCTACGCAGTAGCACCAACTTGGCACTTCATTTTGATTGGAGCCGCAATACAAAACCTTTGTCTGATTTATCAACCAGCACTGATGGCGACGATGGCAGATTCCTTGCCGCCAGAAAAGCGAGGAATGGGATTCTCTATTCTAAATCTTATAATGAGTGTTGCAACGACTCCGGCTCCGTTAGTGGCTCTCTTCTTGATATCAACCTACGGCTCAGAGACTGGCATGCGAATAGCGTACACCATTGTCACGATATTCTTTATTGTTGCAGCGATTGTGCGGCTAAAATTAACTGAGAGCATGAAAGAAACTGAAAAGGCCACTCTAAATGACGTACTACACTCCTATCCGGAATCTCTAAGACAAGGATTAAGCGTTTGGAAAACAGTGCCACGTTCGACATTGTTCTTGTTCTTCTCCACCATTATCATGCGTGCAGCATTTGCAATGGTGATGGGGCTCTTCTTGGTCTACGGGTTCTATGTTCTTCAAATAGGGGGAGCCCCGCAACCACAGATTTTTACACTTGCGATGGATCCCGCTCTCCAAAACGCGCGCGTTCTCTGGGGTTATGTTATGATCGCTGTATTTCTAGCGATGATAGTTATGTCGTTACCTGTAGGAAAGCTGCTCGATAAGGCTGGCAGAAAAATCCCGTTAATAATATCCGGTCTCCTGATGATCCCCTCCATTTTGCTTTTCATTTATGGAAATTACATCACCCTCTTCATAGCAATGCCCCTTCTCGGACTCGCCCAACTTCTAGGTTTCTCAGCTTACCAAAGCTTGTTTGCAGATCTTGTCCCCCAAGCACAGAGAGGAAAAGTCACAGGTTCAATGCACTTCTTCACCTACATATTCATGGCTTTTGGAGGACTTGCTGGCGGGCTCTTGTACGACAATGTATCCCCGCAAATCCCCTTTCTAATCATGCTCATTCTAATCATCCTGTCAATTCTCATAACGATCTTTCGCATTAAAGAACCCCAACCTGAAGAAAGAGAAGCCTAG
- a CDS encoding proteasome assembly chaperone family protein — translation MASKNEIPEVKIVETEKIKLKNPLVILGFAGVGLVGGIAVAHIIEQLEMREIAHLRSRYIPPAVVFMKGKLRHPFRIHSNKTGKLCTVISEIPLRSDGAYPISSTLLEWIEAKGAKELIVLEGFSVNHFPKERKVFCAAEPETIKKYQEKGVRMITAGIVQGIAGSILDECLSRKISGTALLTPAVSFIPDPEGAAALINTLNRIYNLKVDIKELLNKAEEIKQRLQDLAERHRKMRDAEEKSGVPERVYI, via the coding sequence TTGGCAAGTAAAAACGAAATCCCTGAAGTCAAGATCGTTGAAACTGAAAAAATCAAATTGAAAAACCCTCTTGTCATTCTAGGGTTCGCCGGAGTCGGATTAGTAGGAGGAATAGCAGTTGCCCACATCATCGAACAGCTAGAGATGAGGGAAATCGCCCACTTACGATCCAGATACATTCCGCCAGCAGTGGTCTTCATGAAAGGTAAACTAAGACACCCCTTCAGAATACACTCCAACAAAACAGGCAAACTCTGCACAGTCATTTCCGAAATCCCACTTCGCTCAGACGGAGCCTACCCAATATCCTCCACGCTTTTAGAATGGATAGAGGCAAAAGGAGCAAAAGAACTTATAGTCTTAGAAGGATTCAGCGTTAACCATTTCCCAAAAGAGCGAAAGGTATTCTGCGCCGCAGAACCCGAAACAATTAAGAAATATCAAGAAAAAGGCGTAAGAATGATAACTGCAGGAATCGTTCAAGGAATTGCCGGCAGCATCCTAGACGAATGCCTATCCAGAAAAATCTCTGGAACCGCCCTTCTGACCCCAGCAGTCTCGTTTATCCCCGACCCCGAGGGCGCAGCAGCACTAATAAACACCTTAAATCGAATCTATAACTTGAAAGTTGACATTAAGGAGCTTCTAAACAAAGCAGAAGAAATCAAACAGAGATTACAGGATCTTGCCGAACGCCATCGAAAAATGAGAGACGCAGAAGAAAAAAGCGGAGTGCCCGAAAGAGTATACATCTAA
- a CDS encoding zinc ribbon domain-containing protein: protein MVYCSKCGFKNEDDAEVCSKCGASLQISRIEKRRSRREKRVEDECFGLPHGGTIVGLLIGIIIILWGLTTLPGLLPADFEFWPWIIIVFGALIVAGALYGFTHRQ from the coding sequence TTGGTCTACTGCTCTAAATGTGGGTTCAAGAACGAGGACGACGCCGAAGTATGCAGTAAATGTGGAGCGTCTCTTCAGATATCTCGCATCGAAAAAAGACGAAGTCGAAGGGAAAAGCGAGTAGAAGATGAATGCTTTGGCTTGCCACATGGCGGTACAATCGTAGGTCTGCTCATTGGTATTATAATAATACTCTGGGGGCTTACAACACTACCTGGACTACTGCCTGCAGATTTTGAGTTTTGGCCATGGATAATAATCGTCTTTGGTGCATTGATTGTCGCTGGGGCTTTATACGGCTTTACCCACAGACAGTAA
- the tsaA gene encoding tRNA (N6-threonylcarbamoyladenosine(37)-N6)-methyltransferase TrmO, translating into MKNENVKATLRFIGVVKKVEEDEAKILLFPRFCSGLKGVEAFSHLIVLYWAHLRDSNKERNTLLVFPRRHAVNVETGVFACRSPSRPNPISLCVVELVKVEECTLTVKDLDAYEGTPIIDVKPYMPRADSIPNARVPEWTSRGPPT; encoded by the coding sequence ATGAAAAATGAGAATGTGAAAGCAACACTGCGTTTTATTGGAGTTGTGAAGAAAGTTGAAGAGGATGAAGCGAAAATACTTTTGTTCCCCCGATTCTGCTCGGGGCTTAAGGGTGTAGAAGCCTTCTCTCACTTAATTGTCCTATACTGGGCTCACCTACGTGACAGCAATAAGGAAAGGAATACCTTGTTAGTTTTTCCGAGAAGACACGCAGTAAACGTGGAAACTGGCGTTTTTGCTTGTCGAAGTCCTTCCCGGCCAAACCCTATAAGCTTATGCGTAGTCGAACTAGTGAAAGTTGAAGAATGCACCTTAACAGTGAAAGATCTTGATGCCTACGAAGGGACACCAATAATTGACGTTAAACCATACATGCCAAGGGCTGATTCCATCCCTAATGCAAGGGTTCCAGAGTGGACATCACGTGGTCCTCCAACATGA
- a CDS encoding MBL fold metallo-hydrolase, with amino-acid sequence MKEANSIRVVTVVDNNVWKEGLTSSWGISFLVEVLYDDGKQNVLMDTSGSYQTFFDNASKLSIDLSTAQGIFISHWHGDHCGSLSHILPLLRRPIPVFVPSEHSWLKKIVNAGGRPTVCSKPTEFLEVFMSTGSFGFWLKEHSLIMKLKDEGLVVLTGCAHPGITRIVGRAIEIANASKVYAVIGGFHISSRREGERIGGFLRRLDAKVISPCHCTSTDAKQAIASVVGDAYVENGSGRIIDLCVAK; translated from the coding sequence ATGAAAGAAGCCAATTCTATTAGAGTGGTAACAGTTGTCGACAATAATGTCTGGAAAGAAGGGTTGACCTCCAGCTGGGGGATATCTTTCCTTGTTGAAGTCCTTTACGACGACGGAAAACAAAACGTATTAATGGATACAAGCGGGTCATATCAAACATTCTTCGATAACGCGTCGAAGCTCAGCATAGACCTTTCCACAGCTCAGGGGATATTTATCTCTCATTGGCATGGAGATCACTGCGGAAGCCTAAGCCACATCCTACCTCTGCTGAGGCGCCCAATTCCAGTTTTTGTTCCTTCTGAGCATTCTTGGTTGAAGAAAATCGTGAATGCTGGTGGAAGGCCAACTGTCTGCTCTAAGCCTACTGAATTTCTGGAAGTTTTTATGTCAACAGGTAGTTTTGGCTTTTGGTTGAAAGAGCACTCCTTAATCATGAAACTAAAAGATGAAGGATTAGTGGTTTTAACTGGATGTGCCCATCCTGGAATCACAAGAATCGTCGGTCGCGCAATCGAGATTGCCAATGCTTCAAAGGTCTACGCAGTTATTGGCGGTTTTCATATATCAAGCCGAAGAGAAGGTGAAAGGATTGGCGGTTTCTTGCGCAGATTAGACGCTAAAGTTATTTCCCCCTGTCATTGCACTAGTACAGATGCCAAGCAAGCCATTGCCTCAGTGGTTGGAGACGCTTATGTCGAAAACGGTTCTGGTAGGATCATTGATTTGTGCGTGGCGAAATGA
- a CDS encoding isoprenylcysteine carboxylmethyltransferase family protein produces MNRIPRRREDLGAELPRGDQIQVLLLVLFFAVWGFDSFALHFSTILADSIPLVIQLIFAAISIGSGLLLMWLSHESLFGQIRDPPKVLDTGVYARVRHPMYLGTLLTYLGFFLSTLSIISLGLWIIVFFLYDRMATYEENDLIRMFGDTYRNYQRKVPKWFPRITSPKK; encoded by the coding sequence GTGAATAGAATCCCAAGAAGACGAGAAGATCTAGGTGCAGAGCTTCCACGTGGAGATCAGATACAAGTATTGCTGTTAGTTCTGTTCTTTGCGGTTTGGGGATTTGACTCGTTTGCTTTGCATTTCTCAACAATTCTCGCGGACTCAATCCCTCTTGTTATACAATTGATTTTTGCGGCTATTTCTATTGGTTCAGGATTATTGTTGATGTGGCTATCGCACGAATCGCTTTTCGGCCAGATACGCGATCCACCTAAAGTTTTGGACACAGGTGTTTATGCAAGAGTTCGGCATCCAATGTACCTTGGCACTTTGTTGACATACTTAGGATTCTTTCTATCCACTCTTTCCATCATATCCTTAGGGCTGTGGATCATAGTTTTCTTCTTGTATGATAGAATGGCAACCTATGAAGAAAATGACCTCATACGGATGTTCGGAGACACCTATCGAAACTACCAGCGAAAAGTGCCTAAATGGTTTCCACGCATAACCTCTCCAAAGAAATAG
- a CDS encoding CPBP family intramembrane metalloprotease, with protein MDIKRGLIVVSVYLGISVLIFASDFIPLGMVEDISVSPAIFSLILLAPLFLWYVRVRRKFSSKDETEKSVVWVEVFALFLLSMAVRIPFVLIMGMAFEKTAVIYLIVLTVALVKRNNLGVLGFRTEHFTRSLLIGLVYYLVFGIALFATFFGLIYAFTGHLVVTGYDLFPSLFVFPFMTFCVGISEESLFRGFIQTRLAKFYSERKALLVQALLFGVWHFIWHVSPFDSIGMLLHVSSAFVFGLVFGQFYRKSRNLIPLILAHGLVDTIGYGATFNPALEMTDPLVQGIQALSFITGIIILALCTKFLAGKAQVDAKTHVHPQL; from the coding sequence ATGGACATCAAGAGAGGCTTAATTGTTGTTTCAGTTTATCTTGGCATTTCAGTTTTGATTTTTGCCAGCGACTTTATACCGCTAGGAATGGTTGAAGATATCAGTGTTTCACCTGCAATTTTCTCTCTTATCTTGCTTGCCCCGCTTTTCTTGTGGTACGTGCGTGTGCGTAGAAAGTTTTCTTCTAAGGACGAAACGGAGAAAAGCGTTGTCTGGGTTGAGGTTTTCGCCTTATTTCTATTATCAATGGCTGTTCGTATCCCTTTTGTGCTGATTATGGGGATGGCCTTCGAGAAGACTGCAGTTATTTACCTTATTGTCTTGACCGTTGCTTTGGTTAAGAGAAACAATTTAGGTGTTCTTGGTTTCAGAACCGAACATTTCACCCGTTCGCTCTTGATAGGTTTAGTTTATTATTTAGTGTTTGGAATCGCTTTGTTCGCAACGTTCTTCGGCTTAATCTACGCGTTTACTGGACATCTGGTTGTTACGGGTTACGATCTGTTTCCATCTCTCTTCGTTTTTCCCTTCATGACCTTCTGCGTAGGCATCAGCGAGGAAAGCTTGTTCCGAGGCTTCATACAAACACGCCTGGCAAAGTTCTATAGTGAAAGGAAGGCTTTGCTGGTTCAAGCTTTGCTCTTCGGCGTTTGGCACTTCATCTGGCACGTTTCCCCGTTCGACTCAATCGGAATGCTACTACATGTTTCCAGCGCCTTCGTTTTCGGCTTAGTTTTCGGACAGTTTTACAGAAAGTCGAGAAACCTTATTCCACTTATACTCGCACATGGCCTTGTAGACACAATCGGATACGGAGCCACTTTCAATCCGGCGCTAGAAATGACTGACCCCCTCGTTCAAGGGATTCAAGCACTTTCTTTCATCACGGGCATAATCATTCTCGCCTTATGCACAAAGTTTCTAGCAGGAAAGGCACAAGTTGACGCCAAAACACATGTGCATCCGCAGCTTTAA
- a CDS encoding radical SAM protein, with amino-acid sequence MIVKEVYAKTILSKSKVLDYTVNPYIGCEHGCTYCYARYMKRFTGHKEEWGTFVDVKINAPRLLQGEIKKKKVGRVWISGTCDPYQRLEKRYELTKRCLEILSKHSWPVTIQTKSSLITRDLELLKRFDDIEVGLTITTADENIRKIFEPNSPPIKERLETVEELHSSGFRTFVMIAPILLKAEDLAEHLHEIVDYVLVDKMNYHHADWVYRKHRLEHAKSPSFFIQKKKELAQAFSQENIPYQFLY; translated from the coding sequence ATGATCGTCAAAGAAGTCTACGCAAAGACCATATTGTCCAAGTCAAAAGTCCTCGACTACACGGTCAACCCTTACATTGGCTGCGAACATGGCTGCACTTATTGCTATGCGCGATATATGAAAAGATTCACTGGTCACAAGGAAGAGTGGGGCACATTCGTTGACGTGAAAATTAACGCACCGCGACTGCTACAAGGCGAGATTAAGAAGAAGAAAGTCGGCAGGGTTTGGATAAGTGGAACGTGTGATCCATACCAACGCCTTGAGAAGAGATACGAACTTACAAAGAGGTGCCTTGAAATTTTGTCAAAACACAGTTGGCCTGTTACAATTCAAACAAAGTCTTCCCTCATTACGCGGGATTTGGAACTGCTGAAAAGATTTGACGATATTGAGGTTGGACTCACAATCACAACTGCCGATGAAAATATACGGAAAATATTTGAACCGAATTCTCCACCGATAAAGGAAAGACTTGAAACGGTAGAGGAACTGCATTCCTCGGGCTTTAGAACATTCGTAATGATAGCACCAATACTCCTAAAAGCTGAAGATTTGGCGGAGCATTTACACGAAATTGTGGACTATGTACTGGTTGACAAAATGAACTATCATCACGCGGATTGGGTATACAGAAAGCATAGGCTTGAACATGCAAAGTCGCCAAGTTTCTTCATCCAGAAGAAAAAAGAACTTGCTCAAGCATTTAGCCAAGAGAATATACCTTATCAATTCTTATATTAG